The Fibrobacter sp. UWR2 region CGCCGCCGCGGGCATCCCTTACCAGACTTACGTGAACGTGGTGCTCGACAACGCCGCGTCTGCCTGATTGTAAAATTTTCTTGCTCCCCTAGCCAACTTTCCGAATATTAGGTACATTAATGCCCGACGTGTTTCTCCGTCTAATGGAGAAATGCGTCTTTTTTTTATTTCGATTTTCGGGATAAAGGGGACGCCTCTAACATCAACCGACCGTTTTTGCGGCTAAATGGAGGCTAAAATGACCAAAGAAGAAATTCTAGCTGGTGAATCAGAACTGCTTGAGTTCAAGCGGGATGTTCCCGAACAGAGCGTCAAGTATATCAAGACCGTTGTTGCCTTTGCTAACGGCAAGGGCGGCACGATTGTCTTTGGCGTGGACGACAAGACCCATAAAATTATAGGCATAAAAAAGAGCGAGGTCTTTCAGAAAGCCGACACAATCGCTGATACGATTTTCAACAGTTGCGAGCCCAAAATCAGGCCGAGTATCAATCTTCAGGAAATTGACAAGCGCTACATTATCGTGGTGACGGTTCCTTCTGGAATGCAGCAGCCCTATTACATAAAGAGCATGGGCATTACCGAAGGCACTTTTGTTCGCGTGGCGGCAACGACCCGTGAAGCAGAACGATACATGCTCAAGGAATTGCTTCTTGAAGGTGAAAACGAATCGTTCGATCAGCAACCTGCTGGCGAAACCGTTTCGAAGGAAGAAGTTGAAAATCTTTGTGACAAGATTTATGATTTTACAGCCGGGACATTGAGCAAAAAAGAACGTGCAGCATTGCGAAGGCCGACCGTCAACCAGTTGCTTTCGTGGAAACTGTTGAAGAAGGAAGGCCGTTCTTTAGTGGCTTCGAATGGGTTTAAACTTTTGCAGGGTACAAACGAGGATTTCCCTGACGCAAAGATTCAATGCGCCGTATTTAAAGGAAATGTCCGGGGCGATTTCTTGAAGCGTCAAAATATGCAAGGCCCTCTTTTTGAGCAAATTGAATCGGCCTATCAGTTCGTAATGCAGAATTTGCCTGTTCAATCCAAGGTAAAGGGGCTTTTTAGGCACGACAGTTCCCTTTTGCCCGAA contains the following coding sequences:
- a CDS encoding RNA-binding domain-containing protein; translation: MTKEEILAGESELLEFKRDVPEQSVKYIKTVVAFANGKGGTIVFGVDDKTHKIIGIKKSEVFQKADTIADTIFNSCEPKIRPSINLQEIDKRYIIVVTVPSGMQQPYYIKSMGITEGTFVRVAATTREAERYMLKELLLEGENESFDQQPAGETVSKEEVENLCDKIYDFTAGTLSKKERAALRRPTVNQLLSWKLLKKEGRSLVASNGFKLLQGTNEDFPDAKIQCAVFKGNVRGDFLKRQNMQGPLFEQIESAYQFVMQNLPVQSKVKGLFRHDSSLLPESAVREAIANAVCHRSYLIPRKVQVALYDDRLEVTSPGTLCRDITLEKMREGMSSVRNKGIAETFIYMRIVETWGSGIPNIFKAMQEIGLPEPVMQDFHGDFRITLYWKRELPKTTQKTTQKTTQKTTQKTTQKTTQKISEMELKILEVIKENSGFSRNEIAGAIGDITPDGIKYHLSSLQKKRLLKRVGGRKEGYWKVLMQQLSADAEKAGSAEMTLDEINAEIAAARHGK